GCTCTAAGCCTGAAGATAAATCTATCCCAATTTTTCTTAAATCTTCAATCTGTTCATGAAAGATTTCAGGACACAAATTATGTATTCCAGGTGTTCTTGGTTGCATAACGACTGGTAATAGTTGAGATCACTTAGCAATGCAGTTAGCGGTTGAATTGAGTGGCAAACGATCACCTGCAACTCAAAACTAAAATATCACAATATTGTCCGCTCCAATGTTTTGTTATGCCCTGATCGCTTCTCAATTATTAACTTTTGCGAAGCGCGACCTAGTAATCGCCTTAACAATCATCTTCTCAAGATTACGATTATACTATCCGAAGGTCAGCGTCGCTATCGCCTCTTATCTTAATGGATATAGTAACTAATGCTATAACTACTATATATCTCATTCTCACATCACTAAAGATATGGAAGAACTTTTGACATTAAGGGAATTACTACTTAAAGGTGATATGACTGGAGCTTTAGCAATTGTTGACGAATTAGAAGAAATGAGCAGAGACGATAAAATCAACAACATTCGTAGCTATGCAGTAATTCTGCTCATGCATCTAATCAAGCAAAAAGCAGAAAATCGCACCACGAAATCGTGGGAGCTATCAATTCGCAACTCTATACGCGGTATCCAAACCAAAAACCAGCGACGTAAAGCTGGCGGAACATACCTCAATACCGAGGAATTAAGCCTAGCAATTTCTGAAGCTTATACAGAAGCAGTTGATCGCGCCTCCTTAGAGGTTGAAGAAGGACGCTATGAACCCCATGAGTTAGCCAAACTAGTCAACCGTCAAGAGATATGCGATCGCGCCATGATTTTAATCTCTACAAATCTAGAAATTTAAACTGGGTGTTAAGGATTCTAATGGGAGCTTAGGCGATTCAGAAGGTCAGCATAGCGATCGCCAATACTACAAATAATACATACAATATATTTAAACATTGGCAATAAATTCTTCTACTGTTAACCCAGCAGTTCGTATCAGACCGAGTAAAGTCCCTTTTGCCACCTCATGATGATCAGGAACAGACAAAGTTACCATTTCACCTTCTTTGACTAAAATTATATGACTTGCACTTTGGCGTGCAAATCGCCAGCCCAGCTTTTCAAAGGTACGAACTAAGTAGGTGAACACAATAAAACCAAACTGTGTAAAGAAACGTAAAATCGCTGAAAACTTCTTTACTATTGCCTCTTGCCTCTTGCCTCTTGCCTTGCTATAACGACAATTTTCAACGTCAACCTACTTACTTCTTATCCACTCAGAACAGGTAGTTTTGATGCCATAACTATACTAAGACTTCTACTTGTTTAGTTTCAATAGTCAATGGCAACCCCATTTCTGCCCTCACTTGTAAGCAAGCAGAAATTGCATCTTGAATATTCTCTAAAGCCTCTTCTTTTGTCGCTCCCTGACTAATGCAACCAGGAATACTAGGACATTCAATCATCCAGACACCATCTTCATCTCGATCAATCGTAACATTGAATTTCATACTAAGTTGTAGTTAAGTAATACCTGTATTTTAGCTTTTAAAATTTCGATTATCCAACTGAACTTCCACAGTTTTAGTCTTAATGAAAGATTACCGCAAATTCTCGGAAAAAGTCAATTGCGATCGCTTTAAATAATAATTATAAGTGATACCTGCTGAGTAACAAACAGATACCACTCTCATAATCGTTCTCTTTCTCAGTCGTGGTTTATTTCACAAACTACCATAAACGGGAATGACTGCGCCACGAATATCAATAGCTGCTTCTGAGGCTAAGAAGCAGATAACTTGGGCGATAGATTCGGGTTTTACCCATTTATCAGCGTTTTCTGCACCCATAGCGGCTCTATTGCTGGGAGTATCAATGATACTGGGGAGAATGGTATTAGCTGTAATATTAGTATTTTTGGTTTCATGAGCGATCGCTTTTGTTAAGGCTATTACCCCAGCTTTGGCCGCAGAATAAGCCGCTAAATTTGCCGCAGGTTCAGCACCAGCGCGAGAACCTACAGTCACAATACGCCCATAACCATTTTCTAGCATACTTTCAAGGCTATATTTACAAGTTAAAAAAGTTGTATTTAAGTTTAAGTCTATTTGCTGTTTCCAATCATCAAAGCTGTATTTGTGAGTTTTTCCCATAGAAAAACCACCAACTAAATGAATTAACACATCCACTTTTGTCATGCGGCTGACCAGTTTCTCTACTGAGGCTTCATCTTCCAAATTAGCAGGAATAAAATGAATTCTCGCAAAATCCGCCGGCGAAATAATTCCTTTGAGCCGTTCTACATCTTGAGGATTACGATAAGGAATAGTTACATCTGCACCTTGGGCGATAACTGCGGGTGTGACACCTAAACCGAGTCCCCCTGTGCCACCTGTAAGTAAAACTTGTTTGCCTTTCATTATAAAGATGCACTCCTTGGATATTCTTTATTCAAGATAGCGTGGATTTTCCAGAATCAATTTCATGATTTTGTTTCGCACAATCTCTCTTAGAGATCCCGCAGGGGTAGATACAAAGGGGCAAAGGAAGAAATACACGGAAAACCGCTGTCATAGAGACGCGGGATTTGGCATCTCTAATTGAAGACAGTAACTATTTTAAAGGTTAAAGCTTTGCTTGCAGATGTTGTACTAATTGTGGTGCTTGCATAACACCTTCAATTCTATCTACAGGCTGTCCTTGTTTAAATAGTACCAAGGTTGGTAAAGCCTCAATGCCGTATCGGCTGGCTAATTCTGTATACTTTTCTGTATCAATCTTGACAATCCGCAAACGGTCTTTCAATTGACTGTTGACTTGTTCTAAAATTGGCACCATCATTTGACAAGGACCACACCAGTCAGCATAAAAGTCTACCAATACGGGTACATCTGAACCAGATAGCATTTCTTCAAAGCTGTTGAATTGTTTTTTAATGGTCATAACACACCAGTTTTTAATTAATTGTTTGTTTTAATGTTAGTTCTTAGAATCTGTAATTTGTATAT
The DNA window shown above is from Anabaena sp. WA102 and carries:
- a CDS encoding DUF29 family protein → MEELLTLRELLLKGDMTGALAIVDELEEMSRDDKINNIRSYAVILLMHLIKQKAENRTTKSWELSIRNSIRGIQTKNQRRKAGGTYLNTEELSLAISEAYTEAVDRASLEVEEGRYEPHELAKLVNRQEICDRAMILISTNLEI
- a CDS encoding type II toxin-antitoxin system HicA family toxin, whose amino-acid sequence is MFTYLVRTFEKLGWRFARQSASHIILVKEGEMVTLSVPDHHEVAKGTLLGLIRTAGLTVEEFIANV
- a CDS encoding type II toxin-antitoxin system HicB family antitoxin, translating into MKFNVTIDRDEDGVWMIECPSIPGCISQGATKEEALENIQDAISACLQVRAEMGLPLTIETKQVEVLV
- the fabG gene encoding 3-oxoacyl-ACP reductase FabG, producing the protein MKGKQVLLTGGTGGLGLGVTPAVIAQGADVTIPYRNPQDVERLKGIISPADFARIHFIPANLEDEASVEKLVSRMTKVDVLIHLVGGFSMGKTHKYSFDDWKQQIDLNLNTTFLTCKYSLESMLENGYGRIVTVGSRAGAEPAANLAAYSAAKAGVIALTKAIAHETKNTNITANTILPSIIDTPSNRAAMGAENADKWVKPESIAQVICFLASEAAIDIRGAVIPVYGSL
- the trxA gene encoding thioredoxin, coding for MTIKKQFNSFEEMLSGSDVPVLVDFYADWCGPCQMMVPILEQVNSQLKDRLRIVKIDTEKYTELASRYGIEALPTLVLFKQGQPVDRIEGVMQAPQLVQHLQAKL